A genomic region of Trichothermofontia sichuanensis B231 contains the following coding sequences:
- a CDS encoding methyl-accepting chemotaxis protein produces the protein MASSTGYSQLYQKAQAAYMEQRYEDAASFIDELVAHQPDDFSAHLLRGHIYCYGLQQYETARQEYQTVLSLTTDPDYVTLANQGLGDVEEFGGSAAASPSADTHSPLAGTENGVGVGAKSASTYGTETTASGATEVLPDQDETPFGHQDDFSFDNFSLDDNHFATDDFTDTANPFENPFAVGSIDEPATTGTSVTTDFARNPFSSDEFDTDFSGTEAGASASPFDFAAAGDDFAADDFSENHFAGDLSPTVAYTADARTGERDTSDFDFDDALDREIGTASSGYGASADDRAEDNATMFLPDLDASAFEPADNTGATVPAAGPDAPRVDANQTLVHPPALDDFSFEDDFGLNQFGKGSGSPFGDNPFAADAGTDDGFETSLFDDQTVGHQDTLESRTLGMPPETPSEGSGSQSNVGFLDDFEDFDDVGNLPDFDLSDTSGELTGEFTTGSDFSLGSEAGSPRSGRTSGFRPTPTPLPSRDIDFSFDAAEGGYPFSKGTNSVEEVGAVEQGWLAPFLNAPMASKRWIIAGAAGIVSLLSVAVVSYVAANQAADKNPAMVGQLQRTGLLMAVVAGVTGGGTTLLLNGVANQQIQRSVSELQSRFDAVIQGNLNARAVPHTEDELGQLAIAFNRMMQSMTAVTAEAQRKADEMERAKEDLQRQVIKLLDDVEGAARGDLTVQAEVTADVLGAVADSFNLTIQNLREIVVQVKQATRQVAKGASDNEQFARSLSADALRQAEELAVTLNSVQVMTDSIQRVAESAREAEDVARSASASAWKGGEAVERTVAGILRIRETVAETTRKVKRLAESSQEISKIVALISQIASRTNLLALNASIEAARAGEAGRGFAIVADEVRQLADRAAKASKEIEQIVLQIQGETSSVMTAMEEGTQQVIEGTRLAEQAKRSLDDIIQVSNRIDTLVRSITADTVEQTETSRAVSQVMQSVELTAQETSQEAQRVSASLQSLVGVARDLLNSVERFRVEATER, from the coding sequence GGAATTTGGTGGCAGTGCAGCAGCCAGCCCGTCTGCGGATACCCACTCCCCCTTGGCGGGAACCGAGAATGGGGTCGGCGTGGGGGCGAAATCGGCCTCGACGTATGGTACCGAAACCACCGCCAGTGGGGCCACTGAAGTGTTGCCGGATCAGGACGAGACCCCCTTTGGCCATCAAGACGATTTCAGTTTTGACAACTTTTCTCTCGACGATAATCATTTTGCCACCGACGATTTCACGGATACCGCTAATCCCTTTGAGAACCCCTTTGCCGTCGGGAGTATTGATGAACCGGCAACGACCGGCACGTCGGTAACCACTGATTTTGCCCGTAATCCCTTTAGCAGTGACGAATTTGACACCGACTTTTCGGGAACTGAAGCGGGGGCCTCTGCCTCTCCTTTCGACTTTGCGGCGGCGGGGGATGACTTTGCGGCGGATGACTTTAGCGAGAATCACTTCGCGGGGGATCTGTCGCCTACTGTTGCCTATACGGCAGATGCCAGAACTGGGGAGAGGGACACATCCGATTTTGACTTTGATGATGCCCTTGATCGGGAGATTGGCACAGCGTCATCTGGTTATGGTGCCAGTGCTGACGATCGGGCTGAAGACAACGCCACGATGTTCCTACCCGACCTAGATGCCAGTGCTTTTGAGCCAGCAGATAACACGGGGGCCACTGTGCCAGCAGCGGGGCCAGACGCCCCAAGGGTTGATGCCAATCAGACCTTGGTCCACCCACCAGCCTTGGATGACTTTAGCTTTGAAGACGATTTCGGCCTCAATCAGTTTGGGAAGGGGTCAGGGAGTCCTTTCGGAGATAACCCCTTTGCTGCCGATGCGGGTACGGATGACGGTTTTGAAACCAGTCTCTTTGACGATCAGACTGTTGGTCATCAAGATACCCTGGAGAGTCGCACGCTGGGGATGCCACCAGAGACGCCTTCAGAGGGCAGTGGCAGCCAGAGCAATGTCGGTTTCCTGGATGACTTTGAAGACTTCGATGATGTGGGCAATCTCCCCGATTTTGATCTCTCGGATACCTCAGGGGAATTGACGGGTGAATTTACCACTGGCTCGGACTTTTCCTTAGGGAGTGAAGCGGGCAGCCCACGTTCTGGCCGGACCTCTGGCTTCCGCCCAACGCCTACGCCTTTGCCTAGTCGAGATATTGACTTCAGCTTTGATGCCGCCGAGGGGGGGTATCCCTTTAGCAAGGGGACAAATAGCGTGGAAGAGGTCGGGGCGGTGGAGCAGGGCTGGCTTGCGCCTTTCCTGAATGCCCCAATGGCATCTAAACGCTGGATTATCGCGGGGGCAGCGGGGATTGTTTCATTGCTCTCGGTGGCGGTGGTCAGTTACGTGGCGGCGAATCAGGCGGCTGATAAAAATCCAGCGATGGTGGGTCAACTGCAACGGACGGGTTTACTCATGGCGGTCGTGGCGGGGGTGACGGGGGGAGGGACCACGCTCCTCCTCAATGGGGTGGCCAACCAGCAAATTCAGCGATCGGTTAGTGAACTCCAATCTCGCTTTGATGCGGTGATTCAGGGCAATTTGAATGCACGGGCCGTCCCCCATACGGAGGATGAACTAGGGCAGCTCGCGATCGCCTTCAACCGCATGATGCAATCGATGACGGCAGTGACTGCTGAAGCCCAACGCAAGGCCGACGAAATGGAGCGGGCCAAGGAAGATCTCCAACGCCAGGTGATCAAACTCCTGGATGACGTCGAGGGGGCAGCGCGGGGGGACCTTACGGTGCAGGCAGAGGTCACAGCGGATGTGCTGGGCGCGGTGGCTGACTCGTTCAACTTGACGATCCAAAACCTGCGGGAGATTGTGGTCCAGGTCAAGCAAGCCACCCGGCAGGTGGCTAAAGGGGCGTCGGATAATGAGCAGTTTGCTCGGAGTCTCTCGGCGGATGCCTTGCGGCAGGCAGAAGAGTTGGCCGTCACCCTCAACTCGGTGCAGGTGATGACCGACTCGATTCAACGGGTGGCGGAAAGCGCCCGTGAGGCTGAAGATGTGGCACGATCGGCCTCTGCCAGTGCCTGGAAGGGTGGGGAAGCGGTGGAACGCACGGTGGCTGGGATTTTGCGGATTCGGGAAACGGTGGCGGAAACCACGCGGAAGGTGAAGCGGCTGGCGGAATCCTCCCAGGAAATTTCCAAGATTGTGGCTTTGATTTCCCAAATTGCTTCGCGGACCAACCTGCTGGCCTTGAACGCCAGTATTGAAGCGGCGCGTGCGGGTGAAGCGGGACGAGGGTTTGCGATCGTGGCGGATGAAGTGCGCCAGTTGGCCGATCGCGCCGCCAAGGCCTCTAAGGAAATTGAACAAATCGTGTTGCAGATTCAGGGGGAAACCAGCTCCGTCATGACCGCAATGGAAGAAGGGACCCAGCAGGTTATTGAGGGGACAAGGCTAGCGGAGCAGGCCAAGCGATCGCTCGATGACATTATTCAAGTGTCTAACCGTATTGATACGTTGGTGCGATCGATCACGGCGGACACGGTGGAGCAAACCGAAACCTCACGGGCGGTGTCCCAGGTCATGCAATCGGTGGAACTGACGGCCCAGGAAACCTCCCAGGAAGCGCAGCGGGTATCGGCCTCGCTGCAAAGTCTGGTGGGGGTTGCCCGTGACTTGCTCAACTCCGTGGAGCGGTTCCGCGTCGAAGCCACCGAACGTTAG